Below is a window of Drosophila miranda strain MSH22 chromosome 3, D.miranda_PacBio2.1, whole genome shotgun sequence DNA.
GCGCTGATACATACAAATATATCACTATGTCAAGAGCATCATATGGGGGACTCCTTCGATTGGGTGCGAGTGCGAGGTTCAAACACTTGAACGGATGGTCTTATAAACATGTATTCTGTCCCTGACAAGCTCGTGGGCATGCCCTGGTCTCTTGTACTAAGTGTAATCTATAGATGATTCTGATAAGATTCGATTCGCGACGGatataagtacatatgtacataggtatgtacatatgtacctaCTGTCACCTAGACACCTCACGGGCTGTCCACGGGGCGCGTAAGTGGCCTCCCTGGGTTTTCTCGGCAGAGTCGAGAGCTCTGCTCTAGTGACGTCCGCCGCCCCGAGCGTGTTTGAGTGTCTCGATCGCTGGCCAGCCAGCGGCTCGGGGCTTACGGCCCGCGCCGGCGCTACAGCACAACCCCCAGCCACACCGTATAAATGGAGTCCCAGCGCCGATTCAGCGTTCAGTCGGTCTGAAATTGTGGCGAGAGCGCGGTACTAAACGGTAGCATCCGTCGAACGGCAGAGAATCGTAACCGAAATCGAACTGAAACAGAAATAGAAACAGCAGCAATTGCTTTGTTGTGGCACCTCGAACAGTAGTTAATATGCTCACATTTTCCTCGATCGAAACCGAATCAGATCGAATTGCTGGCCAGCAGTGAGCGGGCGGAGAGACTGAATTGCCACGCCACATTAAGAGCGACGACCCATAGAAGTGCTAAAATAACACCCACAACCTCCAACAACCCCCAACAATTCTCAACGTAGCTCCACGAATTTACTCCTTGTATTAGGATCTAGTAGGAATTAAATAGGACATTAAACATGAAGCTGATGTGCTGTGGTGGGAGCAACGACTCCATGGACCTGAAGAACCCCAAGAAGGATGATGAGGCCGAGGCCAAAGGTAAGTGGAACCACAATGGAATATGGAATGCATTCCATACAAAATTAATATTGGAAAATATCAGGAAAGTTGGTTCAGATTTTAAAATGGTATTTGGCTAGAGGAAGGACAAATTATGGCGGTTCTGTCTCAATAGCAAACACAATATTACTATTGATTAATAGTAGCCCTCAATTGCTGTTCGATTTCAGGTGGTAGGGGGATTAAATCTGAAGTACCTGTCGGTGACAGTCTGGTCTTGCGTCTGGTCTTTTTAATGGCCTAGTGCTATCGGCTCCAAGCCCAAAAACTAAGAAACCACATGTGCATCTGCTTTAAGGTACATATTTAAATGGTATTCCCCAATCTTAGGGACTTAAACgtagatatatacatatgaaTATATCAATACCTGGAACTGGAGTGGCGCCTCAGACAGGAAGCTGGCATTTGTTTGCACTCGCACAGCCCATAAATATAAATCATCAAAGTTCGTATGCAAATTTGAGTCCAGTGGAAAGCCGACAACTGCCAGTATATCAGTATAGTGCACACAGATACGAACCGATCACCGGTAATCTTTCAGTTATTCCGAGTTTGTTTGGGTGTCTGTCAGTCACTCCACTCCGTGTGTGAAACAGAGCAACAAAACACACAAAGAATGCTCCAATACGCCACAGACAGACAGTCTAACGCGAATCCAGTTTAGTACGCGTACCGGCGGCTAATGAGCAACGTAAGCAGCGGCATCGGCGACTAAActaagcaaaaacaaaaacaaaaacaaaaacaacagcagcgtCGACTAGAGATTTAGATAGGAGATACGTTCTTTGAACGGCTCGATAGCAGGCTGCGTGTGTAAGGCGTATAAGGCGAAAACATAAATCTCGCATATTTCCTATTATGTTCCTGCTTTGACTAAACCAAACCGCTTTCCACAGGAGGAAATTGAGCTGAATAGCTGAAATTGAACAGAAGCAAAATGTGAACTGAAACCTTTTGGCCGTCGAAAGGGACAGGCGAACTGCTAATTAAATATGCGTATATCCGTATAGCGATTCTTATAACCGAACTGATTTGCGACTTGCAAAATCTTTTTTTAGAGCTGCGTGTAATTGCATTCAGATTCATTAACACTTGACAAAAACCGGGAAAATCTTCCGTCAGAGCATAAATTACTCGAGTGCGCTCGAAATAAAAAACTAACTCTGGATTTTGTAATTGTCATATATGCagtatttaaataattttcaCTAAATATTCAAATTGGCAAGGTAGGCGCCATGGCGCCCCCAACCGAGACAAGGCTGACATCCGGCTCCAGGCAGCACCGCAAGTCTGGTCACAAATCAGCTAGAAGGGAAGGTTATCCCCCTCCTcaccactccactccacactccacactccacactcccAGTGCCAGCCACCCCATATAGGGGAGGATCCAAGCAAACCGGCTCCGTctgcttttttttgttgctgcttgaTCGAAAGTCGCCCAAAGAGTTCCTCTGATAAGCAATCTGACGCACGGCTCTTGTCTAAGGTTGTTGTGACATCAGTTTTGGATTCCACATCCACTCGAAAGCAGTCCCTGTGCAACCCCCATCCAATGACAGGTGTGATATGGAGTGGCACGGGCTATCTGTTGACTGGACATTTGAAAGTCGTTCGGGGAAACTCTGCCTCTGGTCGAATGGCTAAAATCGTTATCAGCCAGCGGCGCTCGATGATAAGTCGGTTAAGCTCTGATGAATTTACACAATAAGCGTGTCAAGACGTCCAGTCGACACCTCGTTCATCATTCGTCCATCCATTCATCACTGGGGTACGGTACCCAACGGCGTGGTGTGGGAAAGTGAAGCACTCCAAGTACTGACACAAATTCGATTAAAATTTGaatttcaattcagaattagTTGAATGATAATTGCATCTGTAATTGCGTGACTTCCATACTTCCCCTTTATCGGGTGCACACCGTAGTAGACCAAAACAATGAAATGAAGCTTTCAGCGAGCAGCGCAGCTTTTGCGATTAAACTTTTTGAGCGAATAAAAAGCTCCCCAACCGGTAAGATTTCAAGTTCAAAGCTAACGGCAACAGCAATGAAGCGATTCAAAACTGGCCGACTATAAATCGAACACAGATTGATCTGATCTGGAGATTGAAAGCTGACAGAGGCTCAAAGTAGCCCCCCGGCCACGCCTTGACCAAATGATAGCCCCCCGTTATCAGCGATGCATACGTAATGCCAGAATACCAGAATTGGTTACAGCACTGGGGGCCTTAAGGTGCAATGGATGACATACGGCTGATAAGCCCGATTGGAAGCGTTACACGCCCCGAAGCTTATGTAGGGGGTGGCACGGTTCTGGGGGTAACTTTGGGAAGCTGCACGCTCATTTGCTCTCAACTAACAAatcacacagacagacagagatacagatacacagatacagatacagagatgCTGCTGGTTAGATGATCTGACTATTTGCGTACAGCACTGGTAGCACTGTAAGATTCTCTATCAAGTATCCATCAGTTAGTGAACAGGCTTCGCGGTGAACAGTAGTGCCAGACAAAGCAAAGCTGTAATTTTTGAGTTCAGAGCTAACGAATCCCATTATGGTTAACACCGTGAAAAATCGTCGTTTCGAGGATGAAGGTGGGTCTTATAATTTGAATATGATGTAATTCTCTTTGTCCTTTCAATGCTCAAAGGGTGTCTTAAAGTGCCTATTACGAGAACCTGTACTTCTCAATAAATTCAATCACTCTCGCAGCATACCACAATAAGTCTACTACAAGTCCTTAAGATCCAACACAAAGTCTTGCAGCAGGGCCCTGCGATTCTCTCTTTTTAATGGTTTCGTTTTGATTGATGCACAAATCGCTTTTCAGATGCTCTCTGCTCAGTGTAACCTCAAAAAAATCTCAGTTAAACCTCATAATTTATTCAGGCATCATCACGAATTTGCATGTTCTGACATGCCAGATGCAGCGCCCTGATGGGTCTCGATACCGTTGATTCTGTTATCCGTTGGTGATAAGAATATCCAAAGAAGACGAGCCCCTTGACAGAAGAATGAAAAGTGGGTGTGTTCCAGTATGGGTAAATCCTGGTGCTTGCAAGTACTGTAAATGCCGTAAAATCTGGACTCAAAAGCAATTGTAACTGCTAGTTTACCACCCACTTATGGCCATACTAATCTCAGCCGACTCACTTGAGATTAAACCAACAAAGAAATAGTTAAATATACGTATAAAAAGGCAGATAGATTCAACTGTTGGGAGAGATCTTAAAGGGGTGGGGGGTCCCCATTTCGGCGCCATTCGcagaatgaatgaatgaatggaaTTTTTCCGCAAGAATCCGCCACGTAATCCAGAAACCAGAAGCGTTCCAAAACCGCAAATAGAAAGGCAAATAGTTATATCTCCTAGTCGCCTGTCTGCCAGATAAGGGATGATAAATTTTAGTTAAATTACGGCAATCACAGAAGAAGAAATAAACCCGAAAAAGGGGTAGAGCTTGAACAGTGTCTGCCATAAATCTATTTCCAGCTGTAGCCAGTTTAAGTGGGCCGAAACGCAAAAGCGATTCCAAATCTTGGACAGACTTCAACAGGCAAGCGACCTACAGGTGACCTACAGCCTtctacaaaaatataaaaacccATCCAGAACCACTCATGGCGCAGATAGCGCGGTCAATAGCTGATAGCCAATCGATTGATTGAACTGAATGGAGTGCGCAGTCGATGATCAGATTACCCACCGCACCTCCTAATCGATTACGTTTCGTTGCAGGTTCCGGTCTGGGAGTACGCCACTTCCAGGTCTTTCTTCTCTTCTGCGCCCTGACGGTGGCCTATGCCCAGCGCGTCAACCTATCCGTGGCCGTGGTGGCCATGCTTGATTCAAACTCCGCAAATCCGCATTTTCCTGTAAGTAATCTTCACTGGCACCAACGTCAGCTCGAAACCTAGCTAACTCTTTTGCTTTTTAGGAGTACAACTGGTCGGATAAGATAAAATCCCTGCTGCTGAGCAGTTTCTTCTGGGGCTATGTGGTCACACAGGTGCCGGCTGGCCAGCTGGCGAGGAAATTCGGTGGCAAAGTGATGATCCTTTCAGGTCTCACCATCTGCTCGGTGCTGAACATCCTAACGCCCCTCTGCGCCAAACTTGGAGGCTGGCAATTGGTGTGCGCCCTGCGTGTGGTCGAGGGTCTATGCCAGGGCGTGGTCTTCCCATCCACGCACACTATCCTATCCCAGTGGGCGCCTCCGAAGGAGCGTGCCACGCTCGGCACATGCGCATATTCGGGCAATCAGTTTGGCACGATCATCATGCTGGCCACCAGTGGAATGTTGGCCGCCTCATCGGCTGGGTGGCCAAGCATCTTCTACATCTCCGGCGGAGTCGGATGCGTTTGGTCGATCGTGTACTTCATTTGGGGCGCAAGCTCGCCGTCGGAGTGCAAGAGCATCTCGTCGGAGGAGCGCAAGCTGATTGAAATGGCGCAGGCCGGTGAAGTGGCCACTGTACAGGATCAGGCAAAGGAGCAGCCGCAGCCCCGTACACCCTGGCTGAGCATATTCACATCGCCTTCATTCTTAGTGCTGATCGTGGCACACTCCACTCACAACTGGGGCTTCTGGACCCTGCTGACTGAGATTCCCAGCTACATGAAGAACATCCTGGGCAAGGACATCAAGTCGAACGCCCTGCTCTCGTCCCTTCCCTACTTCTGCATGTTCTGCATGTCGTTCGTCTTCTCCGCTATATCCGCCCAGTTGAACAACCGCAACTGCATCTCTACGGGGACCAGTCGCAAGCTGTTCAACACGATTGGCACCTGGATCCCCATGGTCACGCTTATCGGACTGGGCTATACGGGTGCGGACCAGGGAACCTTGGCCGTTGTCCTGCTCTGCTTCACCGTAGGCACGAACGGCGCCACTTACCTGGGCTTCAACATGAACCACATAGATCTGTCGCCGAACTTTGCCGGCATCCTGATGGGCATCACCAACTGCGTGGGCAATATCATGAGCATAATCGCCCCGTTAGTGGTTGGTGTCATTGTCACCGATGAGGTAAGATACTCGGCTACACCTGTCAGCTCCCTCTACTTACTGATTCGGTTTTTCTGTTGTGTTGTTCTTTACAGAAAGATCCCGATCTGTGGCGCATAGTATTCTTCATTGCCGCTGGCTTCTACCTAGTGGGCAACGGGCTGTTCGTGATCTTCGGTAAGGCCGAAGTGCAGCCCTGGAACGATCCCCCGGCGAAGCCCAGGCGCAACTCTACGCCTGAGGTGGAGTCGCAGCACTAACACCGACGAATTTAGCGAAATGTGAAGAGAAACCGCTAGTCAGCTAGTTCAGTTTTCCACCAAAACCCAGCCGAACCGGATCCGATcagatccgatccgatccggtGGTCGGCCAACTGTCAATCCTAATGGAGCAATGGAGCGCTATGCAATGCATTTTCGCATTGTCCGAACTAATTCGCGCTCcgtgtatttttttttatatttgtaAACTATTCGTTACTGTACTCTGTATTCGCGTTCCCCTCGTCTTAGGTTTAGTTATAGTGACTAATTATGTAAGGGCACTCACAAAGTGAGGcgaaaataataattatattgTACTATATGTGTGCTGTATCAGACTACAGACAGCTACAGCATGTGAAAAGAAAACCACAAGAGTGTTTGATTCTCAAAAGCGGTAGGGGGAACGAGACCGCCACAACCTCATCCAGTGGGCCTTGACATACATGCATTATTGATCAGAATACGTTCATATCTATTGCTCTGAGATGCCAGGTTAAAATACTTATTAGGTCTCCATAGACATGTTAGTGCTTGACTCCTTTGTATTTCAGGACGAGGAGTGCGTCATTGGCAGGTGGTTCTGATCTTCTGGGGCCTGTCAGTCACCTACGCCCTTCGTGTCAATCTATCTGTGGCAGTCGTGGCCATGACAGATTCGGACTCCATACGGAACTGAAGACCCCCTGGCTCCGCATCTTCGGCTCGCCACCATTTTTGGTCCTAATGGTTTCGCACAGCGTCTTCAACTGGGACTTCTGGACACTCCTGACGCAAATTCCAAGCTACATGAAGAGCGTCCTTGGCAAGGACATCAAGTCAAACGCCCTGCTCTCGTCCCTTCCTTACGTCAGCATGTTCTTCATGTCTTTCGTCTTCTCAAAGATGTCGGCCCAATTGAACAACCGCAACTGCATCTCCACGGGGACCAGCCGCAAGCTGTTCAACACGATTGGTCTGTGGATCCCCATGATCACAATCATCGGTCTGGGGTATGTGAGGGCCGACCAGTCCACGCTGGCCGTGGTCCAGCTATGCTTCACAGTTGGAATGAGCGGCGCCACTTACCTGGGCTTCAACATGAACCACCTGGATCTGTCGCCGAACTTTACCGGCATCCTGATGGGCATCACCAGCTGCGTGGCCAATATCATGAGTATAATCGCTCCGCTGGTGGTCGGTGTCATTGTCACCGATGAGGTTAGATAATTGCTATACCCGTCAGCTCCCTCCAGTTACTGATTCGGTTTTATGTTGTGCTGTTCCTTACAGAAAGATCCCGATCTGTGGCGCATAGTATTCTTCATTGCCGCTTCTATCTGGTGGGCAACGGGCTGTTCGTGATCTTCGGCAAGGCCGAAGCCCTGGAACGATGCTCCTGCTCCGGTGGAGCCACATAAATAAAGAGGAAAATTTACTGTCGTTTCTGTGTGACTTGTCTCGCATTCTTGGAAAGATATGGGGACTTGGCAACTGAATTAAAGAAATGGATTAGAATTTTGAAGACCCCGAGTAACAATTGGGTGGAGTacttataaatatataagtatGGCGCCACAGCCATAAGGAAAAGGATGTTCTTGAGAAGAGCCATAGCGGCCATAGAAGTGGTGTCCATGAGCAACCACATTCCTTAGGCATGTAGTAAGTATAACTGCCATAAGAATGATATCTTATCTGCTTTCGTAGCTCAGGATTCTATACAGTTATAAATGTATCACCGTATATCATGTACCATCATAAgttaaaataaatcattaCATCGAAGTGTTTAAAGAATATGCGAATCGAAAATAAACAAGTGATGTTTGTACATGACGTTTACCTGTGAAGCCAGCGCCATCTGGTGGTAATTACATGAAATGCTAGTTGTTTTTAAGATCTCATGTATAGATACACACATTTTCACACCTCTACGATCATTTTAGAATTAATGCCACTGTTAACcactgttttgttttttaaagCAGACATTTCTgttaaatttgtattttcaaaataaaGGTATGATAGGCAAAAATACCGACAGGCAGCCACTGAAATATATCACGAAGATCATGGACAGAGAATTAGCACATTGTCGACCGGTGTCTTTTAAAAACTTTCCACGaaaatagttttttttttggttttcggcGGCTTAACTCACGTTTAAATAaaggggcttaagtgggctaagttcgttttttaatCGGTATattgagacggtatatttcggtatatttctgagggtgacgaataaatattttgttgtttcgttGTTGACAAATAAAAAATGGAGCACGCGGTGGACACCGTTCCAGAAGATGTTGCACCCAAATTGGAAAATAAATTCAGCTCTGTGCTGAAGCCCTCGGCAAACACGGTCGTAAAGTGCTTGAAATGCGAGAAGGTGTATATATTTCCCGCTGACAAAGACGACTGCCTGGCGCACCTGTATCTGGAGCATCGGCTGGTCATCGCCGATGTGGAGGATATCGCGCTGTTGGAGGATTATTTGCAATACTGGGAAAAAGAGTTTCATAGTGCGCGCCTAAAGTGCCTTTTGAGGGATTCTTTTATATAATTTGGTGTCTTTCAGGCCATGAATTCGAGCAATACTGCACGACCATGTTCCTGGACCAGCTGCCCGATGGAACATATGCCAGAAACGAGAAATATTATTTGCTCTGTGATATACTGCCGCAGGACTACGAGCTTCGCCAGCGACTGCGGGAGGAACGACTGAAAACCGCCCTGGAGCGACACCATTTCGAGCTCACGGACCGGAACTTCTCCAAGGAGTGTCTTTTCTGCAGAACCGTAATCAAGGGCCTTAGGGCCGACTACCTGGATCACTTGTTTGACAAGCACTTTCTGCTGGTGGGAAAGCCCGAGAAGTTGGTCTATGTGGATGAGCTGCTCGACCAGCTGGAAGCAAATTTGAACCAATTGATTTGCCTGTACTGCGAGAAGGTCTTCAAGGATAGAACCGTTCTGAAGGAACATATGCGCAAGAAGGGGCACAAGCGCATCAATCCCAATCGCCGCGAGTACGACAAGTACTTCCTAATAAACTACAATCGGGCCCCGGCGCCGGCACCTcgaaagcagcagcaccagaaaCGACGACAGCCCTCCGGGTCAGTATCCGCAGACATGGAAAACATGGACTTTGACAAGCACTTTGCTCGTCCAGACTCGGAGGGTGAGCATGATTCGGACTGGTCTGACTGGGCCGGGGATGGCGAGCCACATTCGCTCAAGTGTCTCTACTGCCCGCATCTCGGCGACCATTTCGCTGGCCTCAAACAGCACATGATAGATGCCCATAGCTTGGATTTCGATGTCGCCACCAGCGCACTGAACTTCTATCAGCGCGTCAAGGTGGTCAACTATATACGTCGCCAGCTGTGCATGCGTCGCTGTGTTAGCTGTGACATCCAGTTTGATGATCTCGACTTGCTAACCGAACACATGGCCCAGGAGTCTCATTGCGGTATCGGTGAGCGATCCAGTTGGGACAAGCCAGAGTTCTTTTTCCCGTACATGGAAAATGATGGCTTGTTGTGTGTCCTGGACGATTCAACGGGCGACGAGCCTGATACCGATGTAGTTCGCATCATTTCCGAGGACAGTCTGGCGCAAGTCAACAAGGATGCGGAGTCGTTATCATTAGAGAATTTCAAGATATAAAATTTATATTTTAGAGATATTATTAaaacagttttttttttcatcggtatatttgcggtatattttgaaaatgagatgGTATATTTCTAAGtatcggacggtatatttaatcGATATATCGTCTCTAGCACAAGTGACATCATTTAAagggaaaaaaat
It encodes the following:
- the LOC108160086 gene encoding putative inorganic phosphate cotransporter, coding for MVSHSVFNWDFWTLLTQIPSYMKSVLGKDIKSNALLSSLPYVSMFFMSFVFSKMSAQLNNRNCISTGTSRKLFNTIGLWIPMITIIGLGYVRADQSTLAVVQLCFTVGMSGATYLGFNMNHLDLSPNFTGILMGITSCVANIMSIIAPLVVGVIVTDEKDPDLWRIVFFIAASIWWATGCS
- the LOC108160084 gene encoding putative inorganic phosphate cotransporter isoform X1, translated to MKLMCCGGSNDSMDLKNPKKDDEAEAKGSGLGVRHFQVFLLFCALTVAYAQRVNLSVAVVAMLDSNSANPHFPEYNWSDKIKSLLLSSFFWGYVVTQVPAGQLARKFGGKVMILSGLTICSVLNILTPLCAKLGGWQLVCALRVVEGLCQGVVFPSTHTILSQWAPPKERATLGTCAYSGNQFGTIIMLATSGMLAASSAGWPSIFYISGGVGCVWSIVYFIWGASSPSECKSISSEERKLIEMAQAGEVATVQDQAKEQPQPRTPWLSIFTSPSFLVLIVAHSTHNWGFWTLLTEIPSYMKNILGKDIKSNALLSSLPYFCMFCMSFVFSAISAQLNNRNCISTGTSRKLFNTIGTWIPMVTLIGLGYTGADQGTLAVVLLCFTVGTNGATYLGFNMNHIDLSPNFAGILMGITNCVGNIMSIIAPLVVGVIVTDEKDPDLWRIVFFIAAGFYLVGNGLFVIFGKAEVQPWNDPPAKPRRNSTPEVESQH
- the LOC108160084 gene encoding putative inorganic phosphate cotransporter isoform X2 — its product is MVNTVKNRRFEDEGSGLGVRHFQVFLLFCALTVAYAQRVNLSVAVVAMLDSNSANPHFPEYNWSDKIKSLLLSSFFWGYVVTQVPAGQLARKFGGKVMILSGLTICSVLNILTPLCAKLGGWQLVCALRVVEGLCQGVVFPSTHTILSQWAPPKERATLGTCAYSGNQFGTIIMLATSGMLAASSAGWPSIFYISGGVGCVWSIVYFIWGASSPSECKSISSEERKLIEMAQAGEVATVQDQAKEQPQPRTPWLSIFTSPSFLVLIVAHSTHNWGFWTLLTEIPSYMKNILGKDIKSNALLSSLPYFCMFCMSFVFSAISAQLNNRNCISTGTSRKLFNTIGTWIPMVTLIGLGYTGADQGTLAVVLLCFTVGTNGATYLGFNMNHIDLSPNFAGILMGITNCVGNIMSIIAPLVVGVIVTDEKDPDLWRIVFFIAAGFYLVGNGLFVIFGKAEVQPWNDPPAKPRRNSTPEVESQH
- the LOC108160657 gene encoding zinc finger protein 277 — translated: MEHAVDTVPEDVAPKLENKFSSVLKPSANTVVKCLKCEKVYIFPADKDDCLAHLYLEHRLVIADVEDIALLEDYLQYWEKEFHSHEFEQYCTTMFLDQLPDGTYARNEKYYLLCDILPQDYELRQRLREERLKTALERHHFELTDRNFSKECLFCRTVIKGLRADYLDHLFDKHFLLVGKPEKLVYVDELLDQLEANLNQLICLYCEKVFKDRTVLKEHMRKKGHKRINPNRREYDKYFLINYNRAPAPAPRKQQHQKRRQPSGSVSADMENMDFDKHFARPDSEGEHDSDWSDWAGDGEPHSLKCLYCPHLGDHFAGLKQHMIDAHSLDFDVATSALNFYQRVKVVNYIRRQLCMRRCVSCDIQFDDLDLLTEHMAQESHCGIGERSSWDKPEFFFPYMENDGLLCVLDDSTGDEPDTDVVRIISEDSLAQVNKDAESLSLENFKI